One Erysipelothrix amsterdamensis DNA window includes the following coding sequences:
- the tadA gene encoding tRNA adenosine(34) deaminase TadA, producing the protein MALFVYKGALSIEHHKYMDDAYQEALLAYSLEEVPVGAVVVYNNQIVGRGHNVRETQHQPSGHAEIIAMDQAGKTLGSWNLEGCTLYVTLEPCAMCTGAIMQSRVSTVVYGSKEPKSGCLGSVIDFTQIEGYNHYPKVIAGIEEEKTKRLMQDFFKQQRNKQIKIKKADKTTFESYLKVRKEVFVDEQNIDPKEEYDDLDTLENSQVVHIVAIKQEQVIGTMRLLTTNGTMKIGRLAVSKPFRNMKVASKMVRYAIIQAENNGIHVIELNAQLSAINIYKRQGFEETGEIFKEAGISHIKMIKQIKTSNHI; encoded by the coding sequence GTGGCTCTTTTTGTATATAAGGGGGCGTTATCGATCGAACATCACAAATATATGGATGATGCATACCAAGAGGCACTTCTTGCATATAGTCTAGAAGAAGTACCGGTAGGCGCTGTTGTTGTCTATAACAATCAAATCGTAGGACGAGGACATAATGTTCGGGAAACGCAACATCAACCCTCAGGACATGCGGAAATCATTGCGATGGATCAAGCAGGGAAAACGCTTGGATCATGGAACTTGGAAGGGTGTACCTTGTATGTGACACTCGAACCGTGCGCGATGTGTACGGGTGCGATTATGCAATCAAGAGTGAGTACCGTTGTATACGGCTCAAAAGAACCCAAAAGTGGTTGCTTAGGATCGGTTATTGATTTTACTCAAATAGAGGGTTACAACCACTATCCGAAAGTAATTGCAGGTATTGAAGAAGAAAAAACAAAGCGGTTAATGCAGGACTTTTTCAAACAACAACGCAATAAACAAATAAAAATTAAAAAAGCAGATAAAACTACTTTTGAAAGTTATCTAAAAGTTCGTAAAGAAGTATTCGTTGATGAACAAAACATTGATCCAAAAGAAGAGTACGACGATCTGGATACATTGGAAAATAGTCAAGTTGTCCATATTGTTGCAATTAAACAAGAACAAGTGATAGGCACTATGAGGCTATTAACAACTAATGGAACCATGAAAATCGGAAGATTGGCTGTGTCAAAACCTTTTAGGAATATGAAAGTTGCTTCCAAGATGGTTCGTTATGCAATTATACAAGCTGAGAACAATGGAATTCATGTTATTGAGCTCAATGCACAACTAAGTGCAATAAACATTTATAAACGACAAGGTTTTGAAGAAACTGGGGAAATATTCAAGGAAGCGGGTATTTCCCATATAAAAATGATTAAACAAATAAAAACATCGAATCACATTTGA
- the dnaX gene encoding DNA polymerase III subunit gamma/tau, with the protein MSYQSLYRKYRPAHLDEVVGQEHVVNVLKNSITKNKISHAYLFCGPRGTGKTSIAKLFARAVNCENPDQVICGTCDNCMAVADGTHPDLIEIDAASNNGVEEIRGLIEKVKYTPILGKYKVYIIDEVHMLSQGAFNALLKTLEEPPSHVVFILATTEIHKVLPTIISRCQRYDFNRIGEADIAKRLDYVLNNENVVAEQGVSKLIASLSGGGLRNALTILEQAIVLADDQITVTQIYDTNGIITDEDKINLFNSIREQQMEALVSQIAMMNEKSVNIDRLMMDLVSGLKDSIIYSHTKSDTLVNENSLMFIHYLAETLEVHERLKVIEKLLSYTDKMKFSQNQATYFEVAMVDVFNSFSNHKVNLNQQIEPTMTAEQIYRAENNIKPQKPKTSTQIEAINKPAVEDGVSFETENDLDVIEEEIVIESEVLSEVPNEQSESFLTVDDVVRYMVTADKAIRIQDDASYQEIDRFKVDLKWARASRLISGGKLVLSSHFFAVIALVNEAAVREVAELRNQTELHSFSKVLFGGEKQILAITQEMYSEAVSKFLVLSKENNLPEPVQPKVFNNTSQVDEHEEKDESLEKVKELFGGIVEIIES; encoded by the coding sequence ATGTCGTATCAATCGTTATATCGTAAGTATAGACCTGCACATCTTGACGAAGTTGTGGGGCAAGAACATGTCGTTAATGTATTAAAAAATTCGATTACCAAAAATAAGATATCACATGCATATCTTTTTTGTGGTCCACGTGGAACCGGAAAAACTTCCATTGCGAAATTATTTGCACGTGCAGTGAATTGTGAGAATCCAGACCAGGTAATCTGCGGAACCTGTGATAATTGTATGGCTGTAGCTGATGGAACACATCCAGACCTCATCGAAATCGATGCTGCAAGTAATAACGGTGTAGAAGAGATTCGGGGTCTTATCGAAAAAGTGAAATATACTCCGATCCTTGGGAAATATAAAGTCTATATCATTGATGAGGTTCATATGCTCTCACAAGGTGCTTTTAATGCACTTCTTAAAACATTAGAAGAGCCACCAAGTCATGTTGTCTTTATCTTAGCTACTACTGAAATACATAAAGTATTACCAACGATCATTTCACGTTGTCAGCGTTATGATTTTAATCGTATTGGTGAAGCAGATATCGCGAAGCGATTGGATTATGTTCTCAATAATGAAAATGTAGTGGCGGAACAAGGTGTTTCAAAGCTTATTGCAAGTTTATCAGGTGGTGGTCTTAGAAATGCCTTAACAATCCTAGAACAAGCGATTGTACTCGCTGATGATCAAATTACGGTAACTCAAATTTATGATACCAATGGCATTATTACAGACGAAGATAAGATCAACTTATTTAACAGCATTCGCGAACAACAAATGGAAGCACTTGTTAGTCAAATTGCGATGATGAACGAAAAAAGCGTTAATATAGATCGTTTAATGATGGATTTAGTTAGTGGATTGAAAGATTCGATTATCTACTCGCATACGAAATCAGATACGCTTGTGAATGAGAATAGTTTAATGTTTATTCACTATCTCGCAGAGACTCTAGAAGTTCATGAACGTTTGAAAGTAATTGAAAAATTATTAAGTTATACTGACAAAATGAAATTTTCTCAGAATCAAGCAACTTATTTTGAAGTTGCGATGGTCGATGTCTTTAACTCATTCAGCAATCATAAAGTGAATTTAAATCAACAAATTGAACCGACAATGACTGCAGAACAGATTTATCGAGCAGAAAACAACATTAAGCCGCAGAAACCAAAAACGTCAACTCAAATTGAAGCAATCAATAAACCCGCTGTTGAAGACGGTGTTTCCTTCGAAACAGAAAATGATCTAGACGTCATAGAAGAAGAAATTGTTATTGAATCAGAGGTATTGAGTGAAGTGCCAAATGAACAATCTGAATCCTTTTTAACAGTCGACGATGTTGTTCGTTATATGGTAACGGCTGATAAAGCCATTCGCATACAAGATGATGCATCGTATCAAGAAATAGATCGCTTTAAAGTAGATTTAAAGTGGGCACGTGCAAGCCGATTAATAAGCGGTGGTAAATTGGTATTAAGCAGTCATTTCTTTGCTGTTATTGCACTCGTAAATGAGGCTGCAGTGAGAGAAGTTGCTGAATTAAGAAATCAAACTGAATTACACAGTTTCTCTAAAGTTCTCTTTGGTGGTGAAAAACAAATCTTAGCCATTACACAAGAAATGTATTCTGAAGCAGTTTCTAAATTCCTGGTGCTTTCAAAAGAAAACAACTTACCGGAGCCTGTGCAACCAAAAGTCTTTAACAATACATCGCAAGTTGATGAACATGAAGAAAAAGATGAAAGTCTCGAAAAGGTAAAAGAACTTTTTGGAGGCATTGTTGAAATAATAGAATCGTAG
- a CDS encoding CYTH domain-containing protein → MKQHLEIEYKTQLTQDEFNLLLDSFPFNDPKYQENTYYDTPQGSLFKQHSMCRIRTIGSTYEFTLKVPQEEGVLEYEVTLNEKSLMDERIIDFLNTKSIDVNEMEVIAFSNTVRYEYSDTYGVWCLDYTRFLNGSDFELEYELHESNEKAYPHYLDTLKSLGIQYKASKPKYLRALNSSAE, encoded by the coding sequence ATGAAACAACATCTCGAAATTGAATATAAAACGCAACTTACACAGGATGAATTTAATCTTCTTTTAGATTCTTTCCCTTTTAATGATCCAAAGTATCAAGAGAATACTTATTATGATACGCCTCAAGGTTCATTATTTAAACAACATTCCATGTGTCGTATTCGCACAATTGGAAGTACTTACGAATTCACATTAAAGGTACCACAAGAAGAAGGTGTATTGGAATATGAGGTTACCTTAAATGAAAAGTCACTTATGGATGAACGAATCATTGATTTTTTGAACACAAAATCAATTGACGTGAATGAAATGGAAGTCATCGCATTTAGTAATACGGTTCGATATGAATATTCAGATACCTATGGTGTGTGGTGTTTAGACTATACCCGTTTCTTAAATGGTTCTGATTTCGAATTGGAATATGAACTCCATGAAAGCAATGAAAAAGCGTACCCACATTACCTTGATACGCTTAAATCCCTAGGAATTCAATATAAAGCCTCAAAACCTAAATATCTACGAGCCCTAAATTCATCCGCTGAATAA
- a CDS encoding NAD kinase encodes MKRFTLVQRGDAASQGICMKIRDALVENNFVFDSENPELIICVGGDGTLLKAFHDWIHIIDDVAFVGIHSGTLGFSTDYTKDCVDQFIKDVVHNEPVIEEKRILEALCINDTREIHVCALNEIRVENIVKTQALEIYIDDCYFETFRGNGVCISGQYGSTAYNRSIGGAVIFPGLDLLQLTEISGIHHRYARSLDSPLIMQPDSKIILKSDSFDHALLCYDHLHEHLDGIHEIRISSYPKVMRFARFNDIPHIQRLNALF; translated from the coding sequence ATGAAACGTTTCACACTTGTTCAACGTGGTGATGCTGCGTCACAAGGTATTTGCATGAAGATACGCGATGCGCTTGTGGAAAATAATTTTGTATTTGATTCTGAAAATCCCGAACTCATTATATGTGTTGGAGGAGATGGAACACTCTTAAAAGCGTTTCATGATTGGATCCATATAATTGATGACGTAGCTTTCGTAGGAATTCATTCAGGAACCCTTGGTTTTTCTACGGACTATACAAAAGATTGCGTTGATCAATTCATTAAGGATGTCGTACATAATGAGCCTGTTATTGAAGAAAAACGTATTCTTGAAGCGCTCTGTATCAATGATACTCGAGAAATTCATGTCTGTGCTTTAAATGAAATACGTGTTGAGAATATCGTTAAAACACAAGCTTTAGAGATTTATATTGATGATTGCTATTTCGAAACCTTTAGAGGTAATGGTGTTTGTATCTCAGGTCAGTATGGATCTACGGCGTATAATCGTTCTATAGGAGGTGCAGTAATTTTTCCAGGATTGGACTTATTACAACTTACCGAAATATCGGGAATTCATCATCGTTATGCACGCAGTTTGGATTCGCCCTTAATCATGCAACCTGATTCAAAGATTATTTTAAAAAGTGATTCGTTTGATCACGCTCTATTATGTTATGACCACTTACATGAACATCTAGATGGCATTCATGAGATTAGAATATCGAGTTATCCCAAAGTAATGCGCTTTGCTCGTTTCAATGATATTCCACACATTCAACGGTTAAATGCATTGTTTTAG
- the serS gene encoding serine--tRNA ligase, with product MLDINLFRTNPELIKENLKKKFQEHKADMVDEIIALDIEYRGIKTRADELRGQRNALSKQIGQLMGQKKIDEANAVKEQVQAFALELKDIEEREEPLFDKIKALMMEIPNIIADDVPIGKDDSENVERYTVGDIVDKGFDVPYHTDIMESFGGIDLDAARKVAGAGFYYLQKDIARLHSAVTSYARDFMIDRGYDYVIPPFMIHRDVVSGVMSFEEMENMMYKIEGEDLYLIGTSEHSMIGKYIDTIIDGETLPHKLTSYSPCFRKEVGAHGIEERGVYRIHQFEKQEMVVVCHPDDSAALFEELYHNSVDFFRTLDIPVRVLECCSGDLADLKNKSVDVEAWSPRQKKYFEVGSCSNLTDAQARRLKIRIDTPEGRVYAHTLNNTVVAPPRMLIAFLENNLQADGSVLIPDALQPYMGFKKKIEPNQ from the coding sequence ATGTTAGATATTAATCTATTTAGAACCAATCCTGAGCTTATCAAGGAAAATCTTAAGAAGAAGTTCCAAGAACATAAAGCGGATATGGTAGACGAAATCATTGCTCTAGATATTGAATATCGCGGAATTAAAACTCGCGCCGACGAATTAAGAGGCCAGCGTAATGCTTTAAGCAAACAAATTGGTCAACTTATGGGTCAGAAAAAAATAGATGAAGCAAACGCCGTGAAAGAACAAGTTCAGGCTTTCGCTCTTGAACTAAAGGATATCGAAGAACGTGAAGAACCATTGTTTGATAAAATCAAAGCTTTAATGATGGAAATTCCAAATATCATCGCGGACGATGTACCGATTGGTAAAGATGACAGTGAAAACGTTGAACGTTATACAGTAGGGGATATCGTCGATAAAGGATTTGATGTTCCTTATCATACAGACATTATGGAGTCGTTTGGTGGTATTGATCTTGATGCAGCACGAAAAGTTGCTGGAGCAGGATTTTATTACCTGCAAAAAGATATTGCACGATTACATTCCGCTGTTACTTCATATGCTCGTGATTTTATGATTGATCGTGGTTATGATTATGTTATCCCTCCATTTATGATTCATCGTGACGTTGTAAGTGGCGTAATGAGTTTTGAAGAGATGGAAAACATGATGTATAAAATCGAAGGGGAAGACTTATATCTAATTGGTACAAGTGAACACTCCATGATTGGTAAGTATATTGATACAATTATTGATGGAGAAACGCTACCTCATAAGCTTACAAGTTATTCACCATGCTTCCGCAAAGAAGTAGGGGCTCACGGAATTGAGGAACGCGGGGTATACCGTATCCATCAATTTGAGAAACAAGAGATGGTTGTAGTGTGTCACCCAGATGACAGTGCAGCATTATTCGAAGAACTTTACCACAATTCAGTAGATTTCTTTAGAACTCTAGATATTCCTGTCCGAGTGCTCGAATGTTGTTCCGGAGATCTTGCGGACTTAAAGAATAAGAGTGTTGATGTTGAAGCATGGAGTCCAAGACAGAAGAAATATTTTGAAGTCGGAAGTTGTTCAAACTTAACAGATGCTCAAGCACGAAGATTAAAAATACGCATCGATACGCCAGAAGGACGTGTTTATGCACATACATTAAATAATACTGTAGTAGCACCACCAAGAATGCTCATCGCATTTTTAGAAAACAACCTTCAAGCAGATGGAAGCGTATTGATTCCAGATGCACTTCAACCCTACATGGGATTCAAGAAAAAAATAGAGCCTAATCAATAG
- the gyrA gene encoding DNA gyrase subunit A, with amino-acid sequence MEDNTQSYDKIKQRNISEEMKKSFVSYAMSVIVSRALPDVRDGLKPVHRRILYAMNDLGMTSDKPYKKSARIVGEVIGKYHPHGDTAVYDSMVRMAQEFSYRYMLIDGHGNFGSIDGDGAAAMRYTEARMSKISMELIRDINKNTVDFIDNYDGEEREPAVLPSRFPNVLVNGGTGIAVGMATNIPPHNLGEVIDATIALIDNPDITIKELMEDYIFGPDFPTGALLLGRSGIKSAFETGRGSVVMRAKVDIEEMKNGKPRIIISEIPYQVNKATLVEKIATLVRDKEIDGITDLRDESNREGIRIVVELRREVQAEVVLNQLYRLTALQSSFGVNMLALVNGRPELLNLLQVLSHYRDHQIEIVTRRTQFELKKAEDRAHILQGLMIALDHIDEVISIIRSSKDDPEAITRLNEAFDLTEIQSKAVLDMQLRRLTGLQRDKVESEFNELTILIVDLKDILANHDRLLTIIKDELTEIKTKFGDNRRSEIVEADIDMLDEDLIPVEDIVVTMTMNGYIKRTTVDSFNTQNRGGKGVRGISTYDEDTVDQFIAMSTHDYLLLFTNLGKVYRIRGFNVPSSSRTSKGIPVVNLLNLTEGETVKTLVKVAKDDESKYAFFVTKQGIVKRVEVQEFESIRQNGKIAITLREDDELVGVRMTNGDNEIIIGGSNGKAVRFDENEVRSMGRTASGVIGFNVDEGEVVGIATDREGQYILAVTEKGYGKRTDISEYRRTKRGAKGVKTVNITEKNGNLVSLRAVNGDEEALIISNEGTVIRTEISNIGIYGRSTIGVRLINVGESDSVSQVAILQPTVEEPEEEQTTDQVEPVNEKEIEIVE; translated from the coding sequence ATGGAAGATAATACACAGAGTTATGACAAAATAAAACAACGTAATATTTCTGAAGAAATGAAAAAATCATTCGTCTCCTATGCCATGTCAGTAATTGTTTCACGTGCGTTGCCTGATGTGCGTGATGGATTGAAACCTGTTCACCGTCGTATTTTATACGCGATGAATGATCTTGGTATGACAAGTGATAAACCATATAAAAAATCTGCTCGTATTGTTGGTGAAGTAATTGGTAAGTATCACCCTCATGGTGATACTGCTGTTTATGATTCAATGGTACGTATGGCACAAGAGTTTTCATATCGATATATGTTGATTGACGGTCACGGTAACTTTGGGTCAATCGATGGAGATGGTGCTGCTGCGATGCGTTATACAGAAGCGCGCATGTCTAAAATATCAATGGAATTGATTCGTGACATCAACAAAAATACTGTAGATTTTATTGATAACTATGATGGTGAAGAACGTGAACCAGCGGTACTTCCATCACGTTTCCCAAACGTTCTTGTTAATGGTGGTACTGGGATTGCAGTTGGTATGGCAACGAATATTCCTCCTCATAATCTAGGAGAAGTAATTGATGCAACGATTGCACTAATTGACAACCCAGATATAACAATCAAAGAACTTATGGAAGATTATATTTTTGGCCCTGATTTTCCAACAGGGGCACTTTTACTTGGACGTAGTGGAATCAAATCTGCATTTGAAACAGGACGTGGTTCTGTAGTTATGCGGGCAAAAGTGGATATCGAAGAAATGAAGAATGGTAAACCACGAATTATTATTTCAGAAATTCCATATCAAGTTAATAAAGCAACTTTAGTAGAAAAAATCGCAACACTTGTTCGTGATAAAGAAATTGATGGCATCACTGATTTAAGAGACGAGTCGAACCGTGAAGGAATTCGTATTGTTGTAGAATTACGTAGAGAAGTCCAAGCGGAGGTTGTATTAAATCAACTGTATCGTCTTACAGCACTTCAGTCATCCTTTGGGGTGAATATGTTAGCACTGGTTAATGGACGACCAGAGTTATTAAATCTATTACAAGTATTAAGTCACTACCGTGATCATCAAATTGAAATTGTTACACGTAGAACACAGTTTGAATTAAAAAAAGCAGAAGATCGAGCACATATCCTACAAGGACTTATGATTGCACTTGATCATATTGACGAAGTTATTTCAATTATACGTTCATCTAAAGATGATCCAGAAGCGATTACTCGACTCAATGAAGCGTTTGATCTAACAGAAATCCAATCTAAAGCCGTATTAGATATGCAATTACGTCGTTTGACGGGATTACAGCGTGATAAAGTTGAGAGTGAATTCAATGAACTAACAATCCTAATTGTTGATTTAAAAGATATCTTAGCTAATCATGATCGTTTACTTACAATTATTAAAGACGAATTAACTGAAATTAAAACAAAATTTGGTGATAACCGTCGTTCTGAAATTGTGGAAGCTGATATTGATATGTTGGATGAAGACTTAATTCCGGTTGAAGATATTGTCGTTACGATGACGATGAACGGATATATCAAACGTACAACTGTCGATTCATTCAATACACAAAACCGTGGTGGTAAAGGTGTTCGTGGTATTAGCACATATGATGAAGACACCGTTGATCAATTTATAGCGATGTCAACACATGACTACCTATTACTCTTCACAAACCTCGGAAAAGTTTACCGTATTCGTGGATTTAATGTACCGTCTTCAAGCCGTACATCAAAAGGAATCCCAGTTGTTAACTTACTAAACCTTACAGAAGGTGAAACAGTAAAAACGCTTGTAAAGGTTGCGAAAGATGACGAATCAAAATATGCATTCTTCGTTACAAAACAAGGTATCGTGAAGCGTGTCGAAGTTCAAGAATTTGAATCAATACGTCAAAACGGTAAAATTGCGATTACACTCCGTGAAGATGACGAGCTCGTTGGTGTTCGTATGACAAACGGTGATAACGAAATCATTATCGGAGGAAGCAACGGTAAAGCTGTTCGATTTGACGAAAATGAAGTGCGTTCTATGGGACGTACCGCATCGGGTGTTATTGGATTTAATGTTGATGAAGGTGAAGTAGTGGGAATTGCTACTGATCGCGAAGGTCAATATATCCTGGCTGTAACAGAAAAAGGTTACGGCAAGCGTACTGATATCTCTGAATACCGACGCACCAAACGTGGTGCCAAGGGTGTTAAAACAGTAAACATCACTGAGAAGAATGGAAATCTTGTTTCCCTCCGTGCAGTTAATGGCGATGAGGAAGCATTAATCATCTCTAACGAAGGAACTGTTATTCGAACCGAAATCAGTAACATTGGAATCTACGGTCGATCAACAATCGGTGTTCGACTGATTAATGTTGGTGAATCAGATTCTGTGTCACAAGTTGCGATTCTTCAGCCTACAGTTGAAGAACCAGAAGAAGAACAAACAACAGATCAAGTAGAGCCTGTTAACGAAAAAGAAATAGAAATTGTAGAGTAA
- a CDS encoding sortase, producing MENNTKKKKKFNLFGFLGIMMILAGLGIIIYDVGSSYLEREALKRELQDFLNAPLPQDDSDGPSKQETDKWGSIEIEKLDINHLIVKSDDWGYLNRYVVAWNRSIDPPGEGNFSIAGHNGRCASCVFRDFEKIEKGDTIKLHRKEDNTTYIYKVYDNFEVPYTDTSVLNDDESRGATLTLVTCTEANDYSVNRTIIKAELESSEPTR from the coding sequence ATGGAAAACAATACTAAGAAAAAGAAAAAATTTAATTTGTTTGGTTTTTTAGGAATTATGATGATCCTCGCAGGATTGGGAATAATCATTTATGATGTCGGTTCTTCTTATCTTGAACGTGAAGCGCTCAAACGAGAATTACAAGATTTTCTTAATGCTCCCCTACCTCAAGATGATTCTGATGGTCCTTCAAAACAAGAAACAGACAAGTGGGGATCTATTGAGATTGAGAAACTTGATATCAACCATTTGATTGTTAAATCTGACGACTGGGGTTATCTCAACCGTTATGTTGTTGCCTGGAATCGGTCAATAGACCCTCCAGGAGAAGGAAACTTCTCGATAGCAGGACATAATGGTCGTTGCGCAAGCTGTGTCTTCCGTGATTTCGAGAAGATAGAAAAAGGCGACACGATTAAATTGCACCGTAAAGAAGATAACACTACTTATATTTATAAGGTTTACGATAACTTTGAAGTTCCTTATACTGATACTTCAGTACTTAATGACGATGAATCTCGCGGCGCTACACTTACACTTGTAACATGTACCGAAGCGAATGATTACAGCGTTAACCGTACAATCATTAAAGCAGAACTTGAAAGTTCGGAACCAACACGTTAA
- a CDS encoding HAD family hydrolase — protein MIKLIATDMDHTLLDDDSNLPYNFEEVLKTLKDNNIHMVLASGRTLFSIKKKANNFINDLSFVSDNGAIVEHNGEILYKSVFSKIDVETVTTVFRTCTETSIIASGIDCAYVELGDPIHEQYLEEYYPGFVIVEDLSALDKDFVKITACSLHHTVSNYNEIVRESLDGHFNAVTAGAVWIDVMHSNVNKGVGIKHLLEALNIDAADIITFGDYHNDIQMLELAGSSYAVANAHADVKRVATEVIESNNDNAVMNQIQKSIKKIEPID, from the coding sequence ATGATTAAATTAATAGCTACTGATATGGATCACACGCTTTTAGATGATGATTCAAATCTTCCCTACAATTTTGAAGAAGTACTAAAAACGCTTAAGGACAATAACATCCATATGGTCTTAGCTAGTGGGCGTACTCTTTTTAGCATCAAGAAAAAGGCCAATAATTTCATTAATGATTTATCGTTTGTATCTGATAATGGGGCCATTGTCGAGCATAATGGCGAAATACTTTATAAGTCTGTATTCTCTAAAATAGATGTGGAGACAGTAACAACTGTTTTTAGAACATGTACAGAAACTTCGATTATTGCATCGGGTATTGACTGTGCCTACGTTGAGCTTGGTGATCCGATACACGAACAGTATCTTGAGGAGTATTATCCTGGTTTCGTTATTGTCGAGGACCTTTCAGCTCTAGATAAAGATTTCGTTAAGATAACTGCTTGCAGTCTACATCACACGGTTTCCAATTATAACGAGATTGTTAGAGAGTCTCTAGATGGCCATTTCAATGCAGTCACAGCTGGTGCAGTATGGATTGATGTGATGCATTCAAACGTTAATAAAGGCGTTGGAATCAAGCATTTGTTAGAAGCGCTTAATATCGACGCTGCGGACATTATAACATTCGGTGACTATCACAATGATATTCAAATGTTAGAACTGGCAGGAAGCTCTTATGCAGTCGCTAACGCGCATGCGGATGTGAAGCGTGTTGCCACTGAAGTTATCGAATCAAATAATGACAATGCAGTTATGAACCAAATTCAAAAATCAATAAAAAAAATAGAGCCTATTGATTAG
- the recR gene encoding recombination mediator RecR, with product MYPKKLEQLIESFTMLPGVGQKTAERYALSILDQQAQDVDKFSQDLTIARHEIQSCKVCHNLSDEEVCQICKDNTRDRSIICVVATAKEAFSIEKMNEYHGVYHVLGGLISTQKGILPDNLNILSLINRVDENVTEVILALNATVEGEMTSLYLAKKLEDKTDVSRLAFGLPIGGHLDYADDMTLMKAFEGRNKVK from the coding sequence ATGTATCCTAAAAAACTAGAACAATTAATTGAGTCGTTTACGATGCTTCCTGGGGTCGGTCAAAAGACGGCTGAGCGCTATGCATTGAGTATCTTGGATCAACAAGCCCAAGATGTTGATAAATTCTCACAGGATCTAACAATCGCACGTCACGAAATTCAATCGTGTAAGGTTTGCCACAATCTTTCGGACGAGGAGGTTTGTCAGATATGTAAGGATAACACGCGTGATCGTTCCATCATCTGTGTAGTTGCTACCGCAAAAGAAGCGTTCTCAATCGAAAAAATGAATGAATATCATGGCGTCTATCATGTATTGGGTGGATTAATCTCTACTCAGAAAGGAATTCTTCCTGACAATTTAAATATATTATCTCTCATTAATCGTGTCGATGAGAATGTTACTGAAGTTATTTTGGCTCTTAATGCGACGGTTGAGGGAGAAATGACATCGCTCTATCTCGCAAAAAAACTAGAGGACAAGACGGATGTTTCACGTTTAGCATTTGGTTTGCCAATTGGTGGGCATTTAGATTATGCAGACGATATGACACTAATGAAAGCTTTTGAGGGTCGAAATAAAGTTAAATAG